One segment of Stenotrophomonas sp. SAU14A_NAIMI4_8 DNA contains the following:
- a CDS encoding Fic family protein, producing MNPDIRFSASPVWVASLFEQASQSATIARPAAVVQLGSPSVLSHWLLGLILHDSLQSYDSYYRSVDSLQQRYDDSALAIKLSSISSATSIEALCKRGSPISGHRGSVRTGDVVVRTENMFSSRFLPPQKDRAQVALKSWFQLRSSPTMNLASRDVRLASYLVLLTIHMLRDGNGRLARLLFAADSLQALADPIEILTLVCLHRDRGQAFHIAARCAREGDLSMLSACGKEAASFAVDLAGSAIASLERALTEGDAQQVDAVSRDLHRLISVCVRG from the coding sequence ATGAACCCTGACATCCGGTTTTCTGCAAGTCCGGTTTGGGTAGCGTCGTTGTTTGAGCAGGCCTCGCAATCAGCAACGATTGCGAGGCCTGCGGCAGTAGTCCAGCTAGGCAGTCCTTCGGTCCTGTCGCATTGGCTCCTGGGTCTCATTCTGCATGATTCTCTGCAGTCTTATGACAGCTACTACCGATCAGTAGATTCGCTTCAGCAACGGTATGACGACAGCGCGCTGGCGATCAAGCTGAGTTCAATCAGTAGCGCAACTTCGATTGAAGCTCTGTGCAAGCGTGGCAGTCCGATATCTGGACACCGCGGATCGGTAAGGACGGGGGACGTGGTTGTCAGGACTGAGAATATGTTCAGTTCGAGATTCCTTCCTCCGCAGAAGGATCGCGCGCAAGTGGCCCTGAAGTCTTGGTTCCAACTGCGCTCGTCGCCGACCATGAACCTTGCGTCCCGCGACGTTCGCTTGGCGAGCTATTTGGTACTGCTTACCATTCACATGTTGCGTGATGGAAACGGACGATTGGCGCGATTGTTGTTTGCTGCAGATAGTCTGCAAGCTTTGGCCGATCCGATAGAGATACTGACGCTTGTATGCCTGCACCGGGACCGTGGGCAGGCGTTTCATATTGCGGCTCGCTGCGCACGGGAAGGAGATCTCTCGATGTTGTCCGCGTGTGGCAAGGAGGCTGCTAGTTTTGCTGTTGATCTGGCAGGAAGTGCGATTGCCTCGCTTGAGCGGGCATTGACGGAAGGTGATGCGCAGCAGGTAGATGCAGTTTCGAGGGATCTGCATCGGTTAATTAGCGTCTGCGTAAGAGGGTAG
- a CDS encoding UdgX family uracil-DNA binding protein (This protein belongs to the uracil DNA glycosylase superfamily, members of which act in excision repair of DNA. However, it belongs more specifically to UdgX branch, whose founding member was found to bind uracil in DNA (where it does not belong), without cleaving it, appears to promote DNA repair by a pathway involving RecA, rather than base excision.), producing the protein MQRWSLRVDPPWSLQAWRDGARGALLAAVPPSQLDWLPGHEASLLDAPALPDATANPAQGAQPGVPRDFLELAATVLCHREPQRMALLYRLLWRITHGERAVLSNPTDADVLRAMAMAQAVRRDTHKMKAFVRFREVPGEQDAFIAWFEPEHHIVDRVAPFFARRFAGMRWAILTPGRSVQWDGQALSFGPGGRREDAPAEDAREALWQTYYASIFNPARLNTRMMQQEMPAKYWRHLPEAQLLPGLVREAAGRVQDMHDRPAQAPQRRVPARVLSAPAVDGSLAALRAQASTCQQCPLWEPATQTVFGQGPADARVMVVGEQPGDVEDLSGRPFAGPAGQLLDRALAELGIDRATLYLTNAVKHFHHERRGKVRLHKRPESRHVHACRPWLLGEIARVRPQLIVCLGATAAMAVFGRDFSLARDRGRWHTLDDGTRGYATVHPAWVLRQGDEARREAGYRLFREDLRQMLVNAQAGHARG; encoded by the coding sequence GTGCAACGCTGGTCGCTACGCGTGGACCCGCCGTGGTCGCTGCAGGCCTGGCGCGATGGCGCGCGCGGGGCGCTGCTGGCTGCGGTGCCGCCATCGCAGCTGGACTGGTTGCCGGGCCATGAGGCCTCGCTGCTGGATGCCCCTGCCCTGCCCGACGCGACGGCCAACCCGGCGCAGGGCGCGCAACCCGGCGTGCCGCGTGATTTCCTGGAACTGGCCGCGACCGTGCTGTGCCACCGCGAACCACAACGCATGGCCCTGCTGTACCGGCTGCTGTGGCGGATCACCCATGGCGAACGCGCGGTGCTGTCCAACCCGACCGACGCCGACGTACTGCGGGCGATGGCGATGGCCCAGGCGGTGCGCCGCGACACGCACAAGATGAAGGCCTTCGTACGCTTCCGCGAAGTGCCCGGCGAACAGGACGCGTTCATTGCCTGGTTCGAACCGGAACACCACATCGTGGATCGCGTGGCACCGTTCTTCGCGCGCCGCTTCGCCGGCATGCGCTGGGCGATCCTGACCCCCGGTCGCAGCGTGCAGTGGGACGGCCAGGCCTTGAGCTTCGGGCCGGGTGGCCGGCGCGAAGATGCGCCGGCCGAGGACGCGCGCGAGGCGTTGTGGCAGACCTACTACGCCAGCATCTTCAACCCGGCGCGGCTGAACACCCGGATGATGCAGCAGGAAATGCCGGCCAAGTACTGGCGGCACCTGCCCGAGGCGCAGCTGCTGCCGGGCCTGGTGCGCGAGGCGGCAGGCCGGGTGCAGGACATGCACGACCGTCCCGCCCAGGCACCGCAACGGCGGGTGCCGGCACGGGTGCTGTCGGCCCCTGCCGTGGATGGAAGCCTGGCGGCGCTGCGCGCGCAGGCCAGCACCTGCCAGCAGTGCCCGCTGTGGGAGCCGGCCACCCAGACCGTGTTCGGCCAGGGCCCGGCCGATGCGCGGGTGATGGTGGTGGGCGAGCAGCCCGGTGACGTGGAGGACCTGAGCGGCCGCCCGTTCGCCGGGCCCGCCGGGCAACTGCTGGACCGTGCGCTGGCCGAGCTGGGCATCGACCGCGCCACGCTGTACCTGACCAACGCGGTGAAGCATTTCCACCATGAGCGACGCGGCAAGGTGCGGCTGCACAAGCGGCCGGAAAGCCGCCACGTGCATGCCTGCCGGCCCTGGCTGCTGGGCGAGATCGCGCGGGTGCGGCCGCAGCTGATCGTGTGCCTGGGGGCGACCGCCGCCATGGCCGTGTTCGGGCGGGACTTCAGCCTGGCCCGTGATCGCGGGCGCTGGCACACGCTGGACGATGGCACCCGCGGCTATGCCACGGTGCACCCGGCGTGGGTGCTGCGGCAGGGCGATGAGGCACGCCGCGAGGCCGGCTATCGGCTGTTCCGCGAGGACCTGCGGCAGATGCTGGTGAATGCGCAGGCCGGCCACGCGCGCGGGTAA
- a CDS encoding putative DNA modification/repair radical SAM protein produces METLRKLAILADAAKYDASCASSGAGKRDSRTSGGIGSTEGMGICHSYTPDGRCVSLLKILLTNFCVYDCAYCVNRVSSNVPRARFSVEEVVSLTLDFYKRNYIEGLFLSSGIIRNADYTMERMVEVARQLREEHRFAGYIHLKTIPEASPELLASAGRHADRLSINVELPTDAGLAALAPEKTSHTIRGAMGELRWRIDEAKEARRAPPAVAATSTPTRSARPRPPRFAPAGQSTQMIVGADGASDQQILLSADRLYGNYHMRRVYYSAFSPIPDASRQLPVQPPPLQREHRLYQADWLLRFYGYGVDEITDNSGDGMLDLDIDPKMAWAIRHPERFPVDLNRAPKELLLRVPGLGVRNVKRVLMARRHGRLRVADVARLKAPMNKLLPFVQLADHHPRSALDDPAALRARLAPPPRQGSLFDAPPAA; encoded by the coding sequence ATGGAAACCCTTCGCAAGCTGGCCATCCTGGCCGATGCCGCCAAATACGATGCCTCCTGCGCCTCCAGTGGCGCCGGCAAACGCGATTCGCGCACGTCTGGCGGCATTGGCAGCACCGAGGGCATGGGCATCTGCCACAGCTACACGCCCGATGGCCGCTGCGTGTCCCTGCTGAAGATCCTGCTGACCAACTTCTGCGTGTACGACTGCGCGTACTGCGTGAACCGCGTCTCCAGCAACGTGCCGCGCGCGCGCTTCAGCGTGGAGGAAGTGGTTTCGCTCACCCTGGATTTCTACAAGCGCAACTACATCGAAGGGCTGTTCCTTTCCAGCGGCATCATCCGCAACGCCGACTACACCATGGAACGCATGGTGGAAGTGGCCCGGCAGCTGCGCGAGGAGCATCGCTTCGCCGGTTACATCCACCTGAAGACCATTCCCGAGGCGTCCCCGGAACTGCTGGCCAGTGCAGGCCGCCATGCCGATCGTCTGTCCATCAACGTGGAACTGCCCACCGATGCCGGGCTGGCCGCGCTGGCCCCGGAAAAGACCAGCCATACCATCCGCGGTGCGATGGGTGAACTGCGCTGGCGCATCGACGAGGCCAAGGAGGCCCGCCGCGCGCCGCCTGCCGTGGCGGCCACATCCACGCCCACGCGCAGCGCGCGCCCGCGGCCGCCTCGCTTCGCCCCGGCCGGGCAGAGCACGCAGATGATCGTTGGTGCCGACGGCGCCAGCGACCAGCAGATCCTGCTCAGCGCCGATCGGCTGTACGGCAACTACCACATGCGGCGGGTGTACTACTCGGCCTTCAGCCCCATTCCCGATGCCAGCCGCCAGTTGCCGGTGCAGCCACCGCCACTGCAGCGCGAACACCGCCTGTACCAGGCCGACTGGCTGCTGCGCTTCTATGGCTACGGCGTGGATGAGATCACCGACAACAGCGGCGACGGCATGCTGGATCTGGATATCGACCCGAAGATGGCCTGGGCGATCCGGCACCCGGAGCGTTTTCCGGTGGACCTGAACCGCGCGCCGAAGGAACTGCTGCTGCGCGTACCGGGCCTGGGCGTGCGCAACGTGAAGCGGGTGCTGATGGCGCGCCGGCACGGACGGCTCCGGGTGGCCGACGTGGCGCGCCTGAAGGCGCCCATGAACAAGCTGCTGCCGTTCGTGCAGCTGGCCGACCACCACCCGCGCAGCGCGCTGGACGACCCGGCCGCGCTGCGTGCGCGGCTGGCGCCGCCGCCGCGCCAGGGGTCGCTGTTCGACGCGCCACCGGCGGCCTGA
- a CDS encoding PilT/PilU family type 4a pilus ATPase: MDIGYFLKLMTEKNASDMFLTTGAPVYIKIEGKLYPLGNTGLPPGMVKKIAYSLMDEGQVPQFERELELNMAIALPDAGRFRVNVFKQRGEVGMVIRAIRSRIPSIEELNLPQVLKDVIMTPRGLVLVVGSTGSGKSTSLASMIDHRNSTTTGHILTIEDPIEYLHKHKMSIVNQREVGLDTHAFHNALKNAMREAPDVILIGEILDAETMEAAIAFAETGHLCLATLHSNNADQTIERILNFFPESAHKNVLMNLALNLRAVISQRLVKNKAGRRLPATEVLINTPMIRDLLRRGQVHEIKAAMESSLEEGMESFDQCLFRLAKSGVIEQEEALRAADSRDGLALKFRLSEGGSGEHDPYADFSSATQPSITHGF; the protein is encoded by the coding sequence ATGGATATCGGCTACTTCCTGAAGCTGATGACCGAAAAGAACGCCTCGGACATGTTCTTGACCACCGGTGCGCCGGTGTACATCAAGATCGAAGGCAAGCTGTACCCGCTGGGAAATACCGGCCTGCCGCCGGGCATGGTGAAGAAGATCGCCTACTCGCTGATGGACGAAGGCCAGGTGCCGCAGTTCGAGCGCGAGCTGGAGCTCAACATGGCCATTGCCCTGCCCGACGCCGGTCGCTTCCGCGTCAACGTGTTCAAGCAGCGCGGCGAGGTGGGCATGGTCATCCGTGCCATCCGCAGCCGCATTCCCAGCATCGAAGAGCTCAATCTTCCGCAGGTGCTGAAGGATGTGATCATGACCCCGCGAGGGCTGGTGCTGGTGGTGGGGTCCACCGGCTCGGGCAAGTCCACCTCGCTGGCGTCGATGATCGACCACCGCAACAGCACCACCACCGGGCACATCCTCACCATCGAGGACCCGATCGAATACCTGCACAAGCACAAGATGTCGATCGTGAACCAGCGCGAGGTCGGGCTGGACACCCATGCCTTCCACAACGCGCTGAAGAACGCGATGCGTGAAGCGCCGGACGTGATCCTGATCGGCGAAATCCTGGATGCGGAAACGATGGAGGCGGCGATCGCCTTCGCCGAAACCGGCCACCTGTGCCTGGCCACCCTGCATTCCAACAACGCCGACCAGACCATCGAGCGCATCCTGAACTTCTTCCCGGAAAGCGCGCACAAGAACGTGCTGATGAACCTGGCGCTGAACCTGCGTGCGGTAATCAGCCAGCGCCTGGTGAAGAACAAGGCCGGGCGCCGCCTGCCGGCCACCGAGGTGCTGATCAACACGCCGATGATCCGCGACCTGCTGCGCCGCGGCCAGGTGCACGAGATCAAGGCGGCGATGGAATCGTCGCTGGAAGAAGGCATGGAAAGCTTCGACCAGTGCCTGTTCCGGCTGGCCAAGAGCGGCGTGATCGAGCAGGAAGAGGCGCTGCGTGCGGCCGATTCGCGCGATGGTCTGGCGCTGAAGTTCCGCCTGTCCGAAGGCGGCAGTGGCGAACACGATCCCTACGCCGATTTCTCGTCGGCCACCCAGCCCAGCATCACCCACGGGTTCTGA
- a CDS encoding DUF4398 domain-containing protein, translating into MRQGLYVMALAFAVSAPVGAQEAALELAQAQQAVEKATQADADQYAPDLIGLARQGLEQAQRAAGDRRERKNAPALALRAAADADLARARSEEATATAQLQLRRNEVNQLQRQLSTGEDRR; encoded by the coding sequence ATGCGCCAGGGCCTGTATGTGATGGCGTTGGCATTCGCGGTGTCTGCCCCCGTTGGGGCGCAGGAAGCCGCGCTGGAACTGGCCCAGGCCCAGCAGGCCGTGGAAAAGGCCACCCAGGCCGATGCCGACCAATATGCGCCAGACCTGATCGGCCTGGCCCGACAGGGGCTGGAACAGGCCCAGCGCGCCGCCGGCGACCGCCGCGAGCGCAAGAACGCCCCGGCCCTGGCCCTGCGCGCGGCCGCCGACGCCGACCTGGCCCGCGCCCGCAGCGAGGAGGCCACCGCCACCGCCCAGCTGCAGCTGCGCCGCAACGAGGTGAACCAGCTGCAGCGCCAGCTGTCGACCGGGGAGGACCGTCGATGA
- a CDS encoding OmpA family protein: MKTLSTLALATALALPGLALAADNPMVGQLTQRLMAIQANPDTAELGAFERMQAQQAIATLEKAKRRDQELATYLAERRVDIAETSVRAALAAREVDRLERTRSDLLIEASRRDAARARQEAEQLRMQAQMQAEESERLRLAAEAETLARQDAENALTSVAGKQQQRLSAAQQNAAKLAREEAELVSGQKLPGSKFDGRGEVFTLGGDAFAAGAAGLSGGAKSQAKALAEYLNIGKKGRVRIEAYDSATGVGQKRAEALRDALVAAGVAGNRIQVAGKKAASTKARSAEVIVAP, from the coding sequence ATGAAGACGCTTTCCACCCTTGCACTGGCCACCGCGTTGGCCCTGCCGGGCCTGGCCCTGGCCGCCGACAACCCCATGGTGGGGCAGCTGACCCAGCGCCTGATGGCGATCCAGGCCAACCCGGACACCGCTGAACTGGGCGCTTTCGAGCGCATGCAGGCCCAGCAGGCCATCGCTACCCTGGAAAAGGCCAAGCGCCGCGACCAGGAGCTGGCCACCTACCTGGCCGAGCGCCGTGTGGATATCGCCGAAACCAGCGTGCGCGCCGCCCTGGCCGCCCGCGAGGTGGACCGCCTGGAGCGCACCCGCAGCGATCTGCTGATCGAAGCCAGCCGCCGCGACGCGGCCCGTGCCCGCCAGGAAGCCGAACAGCTGCGCATGCAGGCGCAGATGCAGGCCGAGGAGTCCGAGCGCCTGCGCCTGGCCGCCGAGGCCGAGACCCTGGCCCGCCAGGACGCCGAAAACGCCCTGACCAGCGTGGCTGGCAAGCAGCAGCAGCGCCTGAGCGCGGCCCAGCAGAACGCGGCCAAGCTGGCCCGTGAAGAGGCCGAGCTGGTATCCGGGCAGAAGCTGCCGGGCTCGAAGTTCGACGGTCGTGGCGAAGTCTTCACCCTGGGCGGTGACGCCTTTGCCGCCGGTGCGGCCGGCCTGTCCGGCGGGGCGAAGAGCCAGGCCAAGGCCCTGGCCGAGTACCTGAACATCGGCAAGAAGGGCCGGGTGCGCATCGAGGCCTATGACAGCGCCACTGGCGTGGGCCAGAAGCGTGCCGAAGCCCTGCGTGACGCGCTGGTGGCGGCCGGTGTCGCAGGCAACCGCATCCAGGTGGCCGGCAAGAAGGCCGCGTCCACCAAGGCCCGCTCGGCCGAGGTCATCGTGGCCCCGTAA